The following proteins are encoded in a genomic region of Nocardioides renjunii:
- a CDS encoding LacI family DNA-binding transcriptional regulator: protein MSDARGPSTIRDVAALAGVSVTTVSNFFNHPERMTATTRDRVGAAVASLGFSPSDAARSLRRGRSTVVGYISFELASARTPAITTAMGDRLAQAGMHLLSAVDGGDPARERAYLELFERQRVAGLVITPVTDLEPELARLRRAGLRSVLSAQRATSPEQPSVSIDHRHGGRLAAKHLLATGRRRLAFVTDTLELHQVSERFQGAMAAVAEHPDATLEVVTCPERSVAGGEDAAAQLLRRPSTSRPEGVFCVNDLVALGLCGGLRHAVSVPQDMGVVGYDDIEFARLGAVPLTTVSSPQERLGVAVAELLLAEIASGGARDDEPRPRQVELEPRLVVRASTTAAP from the coding sequence ATGTCCGATGCCCGCGGTCCCTCCACCATCCGCGACGTCGCCGCGCTCGCAGGCGTGTCGGTGACCACGGTGTCCAACTTCTTCAACCACCCCGAGCGGATGACCGCGACCACGCGTGACCGCGTCGGCGCCGCCGTCGCATCGCTCGGGTTCTCCCCGAGCGACGCCGCCCGCAGCCTGCGGCGCGGGCGCAGCACGGTCGTCGGCTACATCTCCTTCGAGCTCGCGAGCGCGCGCACGCCGGCGATCACCACCGCGATGGGCGACCGGCTGGCGCAGGCGGGGATGCACCTCCTCTCGGCCGTGGACGGCGGGGACCCCGCCCGGGAGCGCGCCTACCTCGAGCTCTTCGAGAGGCAGCGCGTCGCCGGGCTGGTGATCACCCCGGTGACCGACCTCGAGCCCGAGCTCGCGCGGCTGCGCCGGGCCGGTCTCCGCAGCGTGCTCAGCGCGCAGCGCGCCACGAGCCCCGAGCAGCCCTCGGTCTCCATCGACCACCGCCACGGCGGCCGCCTCGCCGCCAAGCACCTCCTCGCGACCGGGCGTCGGCGGCTGGCGTTCGTCACCGACACGCTGGAGCTGCACCAGGTCTCCGAGCGGTTCCAGGGCGCGATGGCCGCTGTGGCCGAGCACCCCGACGCGACGCTCGAGGTGGTCACCTGCCCGGAGCGTTCGGTGGCGGGGGGCGAGGACGCGGCGGCACAGCTGCTGCGCCGGCCGTCGACCAGCCGTCCCGAGGGCGTGTTCTGCGTCAACGACCTCGTCGCGCTCGGGCTGTGCGGGGGACTTCGGCACGCCGTGTCGGTGCCGCAGGACATGGGCGTGGTCGGTTACGACGACATCGAGTTCGCCCGTCTCGGCGCGGTCCCGCTGACCACCGTCAGCTCGCCGCAGGAGAGGCTCGGCGTCGCCGTCGCCGAGCTGCTGCTCGCCGAGATCGCCTCCGGCGGCGCGCGGGACGACGAGCCGCGTCCCCGTCAGGTGGAGCTGGAGCCCCGGCTGGTCGTGCGCGCCTCGACCACCGCCGCCCCGTGA
- a CDS encoding helix-turn-helix transcriptional regulator, giving the protein MMAITVGTIVETLQVKRTGHFTPPVHSLLTLPAPVPSTQDMRIRDDVHLIVSPRPDACADGAGAPTDEPNAAGVPPRWNSRDVAIVELLARSTPRTEVAARLGCSPSTVDRRLGVLRDSLGVHTTIEVIVEAVRRGVI; this is encoded by the coding sequence GTGATGGCCATCACAGTAGGCACCATCGTTGAAACGTTGCAAGTGAAGAGAACCGGTCACTTCACCCCGCCAGTCCATTCCCTGTTGACACTGCCGGCCCCGGTGCCGTCCACTCAGGACATGCGGATCCGGGACGACGTCCACTTGATCGTTTCACCACGTCCGGACGCCTGCGCGGACGGCGCTGGGGCCCCGACGGACGAGCCGAACGCCGCGGGCGTTCCTCCGCGGTGGAACAGCCGTGACGTCGCCATCGTCGAGCTGCTGGCGCGCAGCACGCCGCGCACCGAGGTCGCCGCGCGACTCGGGTGCTCCCCCTCCACGGTCGACCGCCGCCTGGGGGTGCTGCGGGACTCGCTCGGTGTGCACACCACGATCGAGGTGATCGTGGAGGCCGTGCGCCGCGGTGTGATCTGA
- a CDS encoding alpha-L-rhamnosidase C-terminal domain-containing protein, whose amino-acid sequence MSKYSLRRRGLRVASLATSALLVAGGLSLATGSSVGAGASAAADGAADSWARYVLGPDSPQVYPTAFADPRGDVTRPEALVERNGSMTLTTRPGETPASVVLDFGKEMSGVPFMDVVRTTPATPGGAAPTLQVVTGEARSFLRRAAATAVSANTPAGATVIPVASTAGLEVDSEVVIGTGEAAQRRTIVAFLPNAVPGQGAGTITLDQPLTAPVTGPVPASGGNPSVPGTPVTSSALGPASDENPGQSLVGGNDYLTPTGPGRVEAGAHPGFRFVMLTLQTPGTLVLRDLGVDFQAYRATAKDYRGWFESSDDELNRLWYAGAYTLQTNLKLPGLRGLPDGRIYDGAKRDGSIWTGDLIIQGPTAISTLGDVGEQYVKWSLDELIREQRADGHLPGSPDFNKGRLNTNPASGPNAPYEVGQGAPIYYSVNYSGYGARSIIDYYRYSGDEAYARQTLEDVREAVAYNQRFLDTEKNLIAPRNPANPEDPNYTRGDRDYFQSYMPGYVTKFSIDYYILLREMAWYEREIGSAARAADYDATADRIKAAVTSTLWNQRLGVFGQSDLKPDLVAGDVNGLALQYGFVPKGQQGRVLEALKVNWNPHGAIMGEGLVDPTGHTIEPFGIGMETGGRLAVDDTAGAFDLMRRTWGTMIDPANPLYTGTFWEFKNTEGGVNRTTASLAHGWAASPTVQLTESVLGVRPVGPGYSTWTVKPHPGDLAFSRGVVPTETGSIAASWKQDKQAGTFSMQLDTPAGTSGTVAVPVEADSVVRVDGQPVWVAGTSVARNATLADGYVTFNAGSGALAVTVAPQGAGPVTPPVGKADSEVKVKVKPGRPSTTERAKVRIRVRSTGDPRGKVTVRVDGRLVKKVRLDGSGRASTRLPRLKAGTHRVAVAYPGDEAIEPSRGRATVKVVRRKR is encoded by the coding sequence ATGTCGAAGTACTCACTGCGACGACGCGGTCTGCGCGTCGCTTCCCTGGCCACGTCGGCGCTGCTGGTGGCGGGGGGACTGTCGCTCGCGACCGGGAGCAGCGTCGGTGCCGGTGCCTCCGCGGCGGCCGACGGCGCCGCGGACTCGTGGGCGAGGTACGTCCTCGGCCCCGACTCGCCCCAGGTCTACCCGACCGCCTTCGCCGACCCGCGCGGCGACGTGACGCGACCCGAGGCGCTGGTCGAGCGCAACGGGTCCATGACCCTGACGACCCGCCCGGGCGAGACCCCTGCGTCCGTGGTGCTGGACTTCGGCAAGGAGATGAGCGGCGTCCCGTTCATGGACGTCGTCAGGACCACGCCGGCGACGCCAGGCGGTGCCGCCCCGACCCTCCAGGTCGTGACCGGGGAGGCCCGGTCCTTCCTCCGGCGCGCCGCCGCCACGGCCGTCTCCGCGAACACCCCGGCGGGTGCCACGGTGATCCCCGTGGCCTCCACCGCAGGGCTCGAGGTGGACAGCGAGGTCGTCATCGGCACGGGCGAGGCCGCGCAGCGCCGCACGATCGTGGCGTTCCTGCCCAACGCCGTCCCGGGTCAGGGCGCCGGCACCATCACGCTCGACCAGCCGCTGACCGCTCCGGTCACCGGCCCGGTCCCCGCCTCGGGCGGCAACCCGTCGGTGCCCGGCACCCCCGTCACCAGTTCCGCGCTCGGCCCGGCCTCCGACGAGAACCCCGGCCAGTCCCTCGTGGGTGGCAACGACTACCTCACCCCCACCGGCCCGGGCCGCGTCGAGGCCGGCGCGCACCCCGGCTTCCGCTTCGTCATGCTCACCCTGCAGACGCCCGGCACGCTGGTGCTGCGCGACCTCGGAGTGGACTTCCAGGCCTACCGGGCGACGGCGAAGGACTACAGGGGCTGGTTCGAGTCGAGCGACGACGAGCTCAACCGGCTCTGGTACGCCGGCGCGTACACGCTGCAGACCAACCTCAAGCTGCCCGGCCTGCGCGGCCTGCCCGACGGCCGCATCTACGACGGCGCCAAGCGCGACGGCAGCATCTGGACGGGCGACCTCATCATCCAGGGCCCCACGGCGATCAGCACGCTCGGCGACGTGGGTGAGCAGTACGTCAAGTGGTCCCTCGACGAGCTCATCCGCGAGCAGCGTGCGGACGGCCACCTCCCCGGCTCGCCCGACTTCAACAAGGGCCGGCTCAACACCAACCCCGCCAGCGGTCCCAACGCCCCGTACGAGGTCGGGCAGGGTGCGCCGATCTACTACTCGGTCAACTACTCCGGCTACGGCGCGCGGTCGATCATCGACTACTACCGCTACTCCGGAGACGAGGCCTACGCACGCCAGACCCTCGAGGACGTCCGGGAGGCGGTGGCCTACAACCAGCGGTTCCTCGACACCGAGAAGAACCTCATCGCGCCGCGCAACCCGGCCAACCCCGAGGACCCGAACTACACCCGCGGCGACCGCGACTACTTCCAGTCCTACATGCCCGGCTACGTCACGAAGTTCAGCATCGACTACTACATCCTCCTCCGCGAGATGGCGTGGTACGAGCGGGAGATCGGCTCGGCAGCCAGGGCCGCCGACTACGACGCCACGGCCGACCGGATCAAGGCTGCCGTGACCAGCACGCTGTGGAACCAGCGGCTCGGAGTCTTCGGGCAGAGCGACCTCAAGCCGGACCTCGTCGCGGGTGACGTGAACGGCCTGGCGCTGCAGTACGGCTTCGTGCCCAAGGGCCAGCAGGGCCGCGTGCTCGAGGCGCTCAAGGTCAACTGGAACCCGCACGGCGCCATCATGGGCGAGGGCCTCGTCGACCCCACCGGGCACACGATCGAGCCCTTCGGCATCGGCATGGAGACCGGCGGCCGACTGGCGGTCGACGACACCGCGGGCGCGTTCGACCTGATGCGTCGCACGTGGGGCACCATGATCGACCCGGCCAACCCGCTCTACACCGGCACGTTCTGGGAGTTCAAGAACACCGAGGGCGGCGTCAACCGGACGACCGCCAGCCTGGCGCACGGCTGGGCCGCCTCCCCGACGGTGCAGCTGACCGAGTCGGTGCTGGGTGTCCGGCCGGTCGGCCCCGGCTACTCGACCTGGACGGTCAAGCCGCACCCCGGGGACCTGGCCTTCAGCCGGGGCGTGGTCCCGACCGAGACCGGCTCCATCGCCGCCTCGTGGAAGCAGGACAAGCAGGCCGGCACGTTCAGCATGCAGCTCGACACGCCCGCGGGCACGTCCGGGACGGTGGCCGTGCCGGTCGAGGCCGACTCCGTCGTCCGCGTGGACGGCCAGCCCGTCTGGGTCGCCGGCACGTCCGTGGCGCGCAACGCCACGCTCGCGGACGGCTACGTCACGTTCAACGCCGGGAGCGGTGCGCTCGCCGTCACCGTGGCGCCGCAGGGTGCCGGTCCCGTGACGCCCCCGGTCGGCAAGGCGGACTCCGAGGTGAAGGTCAAGGTCAAGCCCGGCAGGCCGAGCACGACCGAGCGGGCCAAGGTGAGGATCAGGGTCCGCTCCACCGGTGACCCCCGCGGCAAGGTCACGGTCCGCGTGGACGGCCGGCTGGTCAAGAAGGTCCGGCTCGACGGCTCCGGCAGGGCGTCCACGCGCCTGCCGCGGCTGAAGGCCGGCACGCACAGGGTCGCCGTCGCCTACCCGGGTGACGAGGCGATCGAGCCGAGCCGAGGCAGGGCGACCGTCAAGGTCGTGCGCCGCAAGCGGTGA